The Naumovozyma dairenensis CBS 421 chromosome 3, complete genome genome has a window encoding:
- the COX17 gene encoding copper metallochaperone COX17 (similar to Saccharomyces cerevisiae COX17 (YLL009C); ancestral locus Anc_5.205), whose product MSDLKTPAVDTTDTPVDNTKIAQQEEKPKPCCVCKPEKEERDKCLLFNTDDSDSSLSSCEEYIQKYKACMKGYGFEV is encoded by the coding sequence ATGTCCGACTTAAAAACTCCAGCTGTTGACACTACAGATACTCCAGTAGATAACACAAAAATTGcacaacaagaagaaaaaccAAAGCCATGTTGTGTTTGTAAACCAGAAAAAGAGGAAAGAGATAAGTGTTTATTGTTCAATACTGATGACTCTGACTCATCACTTTCAAGTtgtgaagaatatattcaaaaatataaagcCTGTATGAAAGGCTACGGATTTGAAGTGTAA
- the UBA1 gene encoding E1 ubiquitin-activating protein UBA1 (similar to Saccharomyces cerevisiae UBA1 (YKL210W); ancestral locus Anc_1.528), which yields MTNKIGEVDESLYSRQLYVLGKEAMLKMQLSNVLIIGLKGLGIEIAKNVTLAGVKSLTIYDPALVAIEDLSSQFFLTESDVGKPRDQASKAKLAELNSYVPINILQSIDNEESLKEFQVIVATDTVNLEDKVKLNEFCHPLGIKFISTETRGLFGNVFTDFGDEFTILDPTGEEPRTGMVSDIESDGTVTMLDDNRHGLEDGNYVKFSEVQGLEKLNDGSLFKVEVLGPFAFKIGSVAEFGQYKKGGIFTEVKVPQKTSFKTLQQSLDDPEFVFADYAKFDRTPQLHLGFQALHQFAVRHQGQLPRPMNEEDANELVKLVTDLSAQEPSILGGADAEINDKLIKELAYQARGDIPGIIAFFGGLVAQEVLKACSGKFSPLKQFMYFDSLESLPDPKEFPRTEETTKPLNSRYDNQIAVFGIDFQKKVANSKVFLVGSGAIGCEMLKNWALMGLGSGLEGHIVVTDNDSIEKSNLNRQFLFRPKDVGRNKSEVAADAVVAMNPDLLNKVEPKIDKVGPETENIFNDSFWQNLDFVTNALDNVDARTYVDRRCVFYRKPLLESGTLGTKGNTQVVIPGLTESYSSSRDPPEKSIPLCTLRSFPNKIDHTIAWAKSLFQGYFADSAENANVYLSQPNFIEQSMKQSGDVKGTLESIADSLNNRPSNFDDCIQWARLEFEKKFNHDIKQLLYNFPKDAKTSNGEPFWSGAKRAPTPLEFDIDNDDHFHFVVGAANLRAFNYGLPDEGTNPDVEHYKEVISSMIIPDFTPNANLKIQVNDEDPDPNANNDVGDELDMLASSLPKPSTLTGFSMKPVEFEKDDDTNHHIEFITACSNCRAQNYFIEVADRQKTKFIAGRIIPAIATTTSLVTGLVNLELYKVVYGCEDIEQYKNGFVNLALPFFGFSEPIASPKAKYNDVTYDKIWDRFDIQGDIRLSDLIAHFEKKEGLEITMLSYGVSLLYASFFPPKKLKERLNLPITELVKLITKADLPSHVRTMILEICADDKEGEDVEVPFITIHL from the coding sequence ATGACTAACAAGATCGGAGAAGTTGATGAGAGTCTTTACTCTCGTCAATTATATGTCTTAGGTAAAGAGGCCATGTTAAAAATGCAACTTTCTAACGTCTTAATTATAGGATTGAAAGGGTTAGGTATAGAAATTGCTAAGAATGTTACTTTAGCTGGTGTTAAATCTTTAACCATTTATGATCCAGCTTTAGTAGCCATTGAAGATTTATCATCGCAATTTTTCCTAACTGAATCAGACGTTGGAAAACCAAGAGATCAAGCGTCTAAAGCTAAATTGGCAGAATTAAATTCTTACGTCCCAATCAATATTCTACAATCAatagataatgaagaatctTTAAAAGAGTTTCAAGTCATTGTTGCCACTGATACGGTGAATTTAGAAGATAAAgttaaattgaatgaattttgCCATCCCCTAggaattaaattcatttccACAGAAACAAGAGGGTTGTTTGGTAATGTATTCACTGATTTTGGTGATGAATTCACAATCTTGGACCCAACTGGTGAAGAACCACGTACGGGTATGGTCTCTGATATCGAATCTGATGGAACCGTTACTATGTTGGACGATAATAGACATGGGCTAGAAGATGGTAATTATGTTAAATTCTCTGAAGTACAAGGtttagaaaaattgaacGATGGCTCGTTATTTAAGGTTGAAGTGCTAGGCCCTTTCGCTTTTAAGATTGGCTCTGTAGCTGAATTTGGCCAATATAAAAAGGGCGGTATTTTCACTGAAGTTAAAGTTCCACAAAAAACTTCTTTCAAGACTTTACAACAATCCTTGGATGATCCAGAATTTGTATTTGCAGATTACGCCAAATTTGATAGAACTCCACAATTACATCTGGGTTTCCAGGCCTTACATCAATTCGCTGTTAGGCACCAAGGCCAGTTACCTAGACCAAtgaatgaagaagatgcaAATGAACTAGTTAAATTAGTCACAGATCTATCTGCTCAAGAGCCAAGTATCTTAGGCGGCGCAGATGCTGAAATAAACGATAAATTAATCAAAGAATTAGCTTATCAGGCAAGAGGTGATATTCCAGGTATCATTGCATTTTTTGGTGGGTTAGTTGCACAAGAAGTATTGAAAGCTTGTTCTGGTAAATTTTCTCCATTGAAACAATTCATGTATTTTGACTCTTTAGAATCTCTACCAGATCCAAAAGAATTCCCAAGAACAGAAGAAACCACAAAACCTTTAAATTCTCGTTATGACAATCAAATTGCTGTTTTCGGTATTGATTTCCAAAAGAAGGTTGCCAATTCTAAAGTTTTTCTTGTTGGCTCAGGAGCCATCGGTTGTGAAATGCTTAAAAATTGGGCTCTTATGGGTCTTGGCTCGGGATTAGAAGGTCATATTGTGGTAACCGATAATGattctattgaaaaatcgAACTTGAATCGTCAATTTTTGTTCAGACCTAAAGATGTGGGTAGAAACAAATCTGAAGTTGCTGCAGACGCAGTTGTTGCAATGAATCCAGATTTACTAAATAAAGTTGAACCAAAGATTGATAAAGTTGGACCTGAAACAGAAAACATCTTCAATGATTCATTCTGGCAAAATCTAGACTTTGTTACAAACGCATTAGATAATGTTGATGCCCGTACGTATGTTGATCGTCGTTGTGTCTTCTATAGAAAACCCCTTTTAGAATCTGGTACTTTAGGTACTAAAGGTAATACGCAAGTTGTTATTCCTGGTTTAACAGAGtcttattcttcttcaagaGATCCACCGGAAAAATCTATCCCACTTTGTACTCTACGTTCATTCccaaataaaattgatcaTACTATCGCATGGGCTAAATCATTATTCCAAGGTTATTTTGCTGATTCTGCTGAAAATGCTAATGTATATCTGTCGCAACCAAACTTCATTGAACAATCAATGAAACAAAGTGGTGATGTTAAAGGAACTTTGGAATCAATTGCtgattctttgaataatagACCCTCTAATTTCGATGATTGTATTCAATGGGCGAGATTAGAgtttgaaaagaaattcaatCATGATATTAAgcaattattatataatttccCTAAGGATGCTAAGACATCAAATGGTGAACCATTTTGGTCAGGTGCTAAACGCGCACCAACTCCATTGgaatttgatattgataatgatgatcatttccattttgTCGTCGGTGCTGCCAATCTACGTGCATTCAACTATGGACTACCTGATGAAGGCACCAACCCAGATGTCGAACATTATAAAGAGGTCATATCTTCCATGATAATTCCGGATTTCACACCAAATGCTAATTTGAAGATTCAagttaatgatgaagatcCAGATCCAAACGCTAATAATGATGTTGGTGACGAATTGGACATGTTAGCTTCTTCACTCCCTAAACCTTCTACTTTAACTGGATTTTCAATGAAGCCtgttgaatttgaaaaagatgatgataccAATCATcatattgaattcattacAGCCTGTTCTAATTGTAGGGCTCAAAACTATTTCATTGAAGTTGCCGACCGTCAGAAGACTAAATTTATTGCAGGTCGTATTATTCCAGCAATTGCCACAACAACATCGCTAGTTACCGGATTAGTTAACTTAGAACTTTATAAGGTCGTTTATGGTTGCGAAGATATTGAACAATATAAAAACGGGTTTGTCAATTTAGCGTTACCATTTTTCGGATTTTCTGAACCTATTGCATCACCAAAAGCCAAATATAATGATGTTACTTACGACAAGATTTGGGATAGATTTGATATACAAGGAGACATTCGATTGAGTGATTTAATAGCgcattttgaaaaaaagg
- the DAP2 gene encoding dipeptidyl aminopeptidase (similar to Saccharomyces cerevisiae DAP2 (YHR028C); ancestral locus Anc_5.272), with translation MSVNQDEREPLLQDDGGDGAAFARRKQFLDRTTKLGIILVLLIWGTILLLKNIPKLTNDGNNDKKNQPPHRKFKLPNPNVTEDGLSKILYENIKNETFKPVFHSLQWISNSDDSNSHDDKGLYVATINDSYVIKSVFDKDYSQTLLENKQFSYSGENLTVDYFSASPDLKYLLIRTNSKKNWRHSSFGTFFIYDKDAEEEKKFHKLGDNIALAQWSPNSIDIAYVQNNNIYLYSVAECKITATITDDGNSRIFNGKPDWVYEEEVLETDRALWWSPKGDYLAFFKTDETKVEEFTIPYYVQNPDDIYPEMRPIKYPKSGTPNPTVDLWIYNLVDQSSHPTDVNLQHMHAESPVLITEVKWINNESLIAKISDRSSDILKVLLIDADLKKTEMVRENPSEGGWWEITHNTMPIPKDSSHNRSEHGYIDIFPINGFNHLVYYSPATSNEPIVLTNGSWEVVSGPLAFDAELNRVYFIATIESSSTQRHLFYVELNNPQEIIQVSDVKNGGVYSASFSSGSKFALLTYRGPRLPYQKIIDLRSKERDQEIEGNVIGETLYYLEKNEKLQEILSEYDIPQKKVKLLNLGKDDDGDNIIANAFEILPNGFNPDLQDYYPVFFYAYGGPNSQQVQESFSVGFNEVVASQLGAIVVVVDGRGTGFKGKKFRSLVRDNLGEFEAIDQIAAAKQYSAKSYVNSEKISLFGWSYGGYLTLKVLERDGGETFKYGMAVAPVTDWRLYDTVYTERYMHTPQENIEGYIKSSVHDVLPFKEVKRFLVMHGTGDDNVHFQNTLKFLDLLTVNEVRNFDVHVFADSDHAIKYHNANAAVFTRLLNWAADAFTGRFEYDNERR, from the coding sequence ATGTCTGTTAATCAGGACGAACGTGAGCCATTGTTACAAGATGATGGCGGTGATGGTGCAGCTTTtgcaagaagaaaacaattcTTAGATAGAACGACAAAACTAGGCATAATTTTAGTCTTACTCATTTGGGGTACTATTctacttttgaaaaatataccTAAATTAACTAATGACGGcaataatgataagaaaaatcaaCCTCCTCAtagaaaattcaaattaccGAATCCAAATGTCACTGAAGATGGACTATCAAAAATTCTTTATGAAAACATTAAAAATGAGACTTTCAAACCAGTCTTCCATTCCTTGCAATGGATCAGTAACTCGGATGATTCCAATAGCCATGATGATAAGGGTTTGTATGTTGCCACAATTAACGATTCTTATGTTATTAAATCTgtatttgataaagattATTCCCAAActttattagaaaataagCAATTCAGTTATTCTGGTGAAAATCTAACAGTAGATTATTTTAGTGCTTCACctgatttgaaatatctGTTGATTAGAACAAACAGTAAGAAAAATTGGAGACATTCCTCATTCGGTACATTTTTCATCTACGATAAAGACgcagaagaagagaagaaatttCATAAATTAGGTGATAACATTGCACTTGCACAATGGTCACCAAATTCCATTGATATTGCCTAtgttcaaaataataacatttaTCTATATTCAGTTGCTGAATGTAAGATTACCGCAACAATTACAGATGATGGTAATTCTCGTATTTTCAATGGTAAACCAGATTGGGTttatgaagaagaagtgCTAGAAACTGATAGAGCATTATGGTGGTCACCTAAAGGAGATTATTTAGCATTTTTCAAGACCGATGAGACAAAGGTAGAAGAATTTACAATACCATATTATGTTCAGAATCCTGATGATATTTACCCTGAGATGAGACCAATAAAATATCCTAAAAGTGGAACACCAAACCCTACTGTCGATTTATGGATTTATAATTTGGTCGATCAATCTAGTCATCCTACTGATGTGAATTTGCAGCATATGCATGCCGAATCCCCGGTGCTAATTACTGAAGTTAAATGGATCAATAATGAAAGTTTAATCGCCAAGATATCTGATAGATCTtcagatattttgaaagttttattaattgacgcagatttgaagaaaactGAAATGGTTAGAGAAAATCCATCAGAAGGTGGTTGGTGGGAAATTACACATAATACAATGCCTATCCCTAAAGATAGCTCCCATAATAGATCAGAACACGgatatattgatatttttccGATTAATGGTTTCAATCATCTAGTTTATTATTCTCCTGCAACATCCAATGAACCTATTGTATTGACTAATGGATCTTGGGAAGTGGTTAGTGGACCTTTAGCTTTTGATGCTGAATTAAATCGTGTTTACTTTATTGCCACCATTGAATCATCCTCAACCCAAAGACATTTATTTTATGTGGAATTGAATAATCCAcaagaaattattcaagTTAGTGATGTCAAGAATGGTGGTGTGTATAGtgcttcattttcatctgGATCAAAATTTGCTTTACTCACATACAGAGGCCCTAGGTTACCATATCAAAAGATCATTGACTTAAGGTCAAAAGAAAGGgatcaagaaattgaaggTAATGTCATTGGTGaaacattatattatttagagaaaaatgagaaattaCAGGAAATCTTATCGGAATATGATATCCCACAAAAGAAAGTTAAACTTTTAAATTTGGgtaaagatgatgatggtgataaCATTATAGCGAATGCATTTGAAATTCTACCTAATGGTTTCAATCCTGATTTGCAAGATTATTATCCTGTATTCTTTTATGCCTACGGTGGACCTAACTCTCAACAAGTTCAAGAATCATTTTCTGTCGGGTTCAATGAGGTAGTTGCGTCACAGCTAGGTGCTATTGTAGTAGTCGTTGATGGCAGAGGTACTGGTTTTAAAGGTAAGAAGTTTAGATCGTTAGTCCGCGATAACCTTGGTGAATTTGAAGCCATCGATCAAATAGCTGCAGCTAAACAATATAGTGCGAAATCATATGTTAACTCAGAAaagatttcattatttggatGGTCATACGGTGGCTATTTGACATTAAAAGTTTTGGAAAGAGATGGGGGAGaaactttcaaatatgGAATGGCAGTAGCACCTGTAACTGATTGGAGACTATATGATACTGTTTATACTGAACGTTATATGCATACACCACAAGAGAATATTGAAGGTTATATCAAATCAAGTGTTCATGATGTTCTACCATTTAAAGAAGTTAAAAGATTCTTAGTTATGCATGGTACTGGTGATGATAatgttcattttcaaaatacaTTAAAATTCTTGGATTTGTTGACTGTAAATGAAGTTAGGAATTTTGATGTCCACGTCTTTGCAGATTCCGATCATGCTATTAAGTATCATAATGCCAATGCTGCAGTTTTCACAAGATTATTGAATTGGGCAGCCGATGCCTTCACCGGAAGATTTGAGTACGATAATGAAAGAAGATAG
- the POT1 gene encoding acetyl-CoA C-acyltransferase, with the protein MSERLQSIKSHLLGGNDDSSLLTETRPDDIVIVSAYRSAIAKGFKGSFKDVNTDYLLYQFLLELIKRLPDSLSNHLDLIDEITCGNVLNHGAGATEHRAACLASGIPYSVPFMALNRQCSSGLTAVNDIANKIKVGQIDIGLALGVESMTKNYMNINPLGTVSDELKVNKDAKKCLIPMGITNENVSSNFKVGREQQDEFAARSYQKAEDAISKGKFKNEIVPISLPDGKVVDTDEGPRANVTAESLGKIKPAFIKDKGTTHAGNSSQVSDGVSGVLLTRRSVAKQLGLPIVGRYLAFQSVGVPPEIMGVGPAYAIPKVLKSINLKIESIDVFEINEAFAAQALYCIKKLDIDLNKVNPNGGAIALGHPLGCTGTRQIATLLNEMEKGQVGVVSMCIGTGMGAAAVFVKE; encoded by the coding sequence ATGTCAGAAAGATTGCAATCCATTAAATCTCATCTCTTAGGAGGAAACGATGACTCATCATTACTAACGGAAACAAGACCAGATGATATAGTCATCGTCTCTGCTTACAGATCAGCCATTGCAAAGGGGTTCAAAGGTTCCTTCAAAGACGTCAACACAGATTACCTGCTATACCAATTTCTTTTAGAACTCATTAAAAGATTACCTGATTCATTAAGTAACCACCTAGATTTAATCGACGAAATCACATGCGGTAACGTCTTAAATCATGGTGCAGGTGCTACTGAACATAGAGCTGCTTGTCTTGCTTCCGGAATTCCCTACTCTGTACCATTTATGGCTTTAAATAGGCAATGTTCCTCCGGTTTGACTGCAGTTAATGATATAGCCAACAAGATTAAAGTGGGTCAAATTGATATTGGATTAGCATTAGGTGTCGAATCAATGAccaaaaattatatgaatattAATCCCTTGGGTACTGTCtctgatgaattgaaagttAATAAAGATGCAAAGAAATGTTTGATCCCTATGGGTATTACAAATGAGAATGTTTCCTCCAATTTTAAAGTTGGTAGAGAACAACAAGATGAATTCGCTGCTAGATCGTATCAAAAGGCAGAAGACGCAATTTCAAAGggtaaatttaaaaatgaaatcgTACCAATCAGTCTACCCGATGGGAAAGTCGTTGATACTGATGAAGGCCCAAGAGCTAATGTTACTGCTGAAAGTTTAGGCAAAATTAAGCCCGCCTTCATCAAAGATAAGGGAACCACTCATGCCGGTAATTCTTCGCAAGTGTCAGACGGTGTCTCTGGCGTTCTTTTAACGAGAAGATCAGTGGCAAAGCAATTGGGATTACCTATCGTAGGTAGGTATTTAGCTTTCCAATCTGTCGGTGTTCCACCAGAAATTATGGGTGTTGGACCTGCTTATGCTATTCCAAAGGTTTTGAAAAGTATTAATTTGAAGATTGAAAGTATTGACGTTTTCGAAATTAATGAAGCTTTTGCTGCTCAAGCTTTGTATTGTATCAAAAAATTGgatattgatttaaataaagtTAATCCCAATGGTGGTGCCATAGCCTTGGGCCATCCATTAGGTTGTACTGGGACAAGACAAATTGCTACACTACTaaatgaaatggaaaagGGTCAAGTCGGTGTAGTCAGTATGTGTATTGGAACAGGTATGGGAGCGGCGGCAGTCTTTGTGAAAGAATAA